The nucleotide sequence AAAGTTATTTATTAAATGTATAAAAGGGTATCAAAAATATATTTCGCCTATAAAGGGCAGACCGACATGCAGATTTTATCCTACGTGTTCTCAATATGCTATTATGGCAGTTGAAAAGTACGGGCTGATAAAGGGATTGTTTATGGCGGTGTGGAGAGTTCTGCGCTGCAATCCTATGAATAAGGGCGGAATAGATTATCCATAAAAAAGTAAAAATAGAAGTTAGGAGGGCATCGAATTGTCCTATATAATGCTGGGCCTTGGCTGGGTCCTCAAACTCATGTATACTATAACCAGTAACTATGGTATAGCAATTATTTTGTTTACAATTATTATTAAACTGATTTTAATGCCGCTTACGGTTAAGCAGCAAAAATCAATGCTGAAAACTCAGAAGCTTCAGCCGCTTTTAATGGAAATCCAGAAGAAGTACGGCAATGATAAAGACAAGCTTAATCAGGAAACGATGAAGCTTTATCAGAAGTATAAGATAAACCCCATGAGCGGATGTCTTCCAATGCTGATACAGCTGCCTATACTTTTGGCACTGTATTGGGTTGTGAAAAAGCCTATTATATACATAATGGGCGTCGGCGGTTCTGATGTGTGGAGAATTGTAAGCGCAATTGAGGATTGGGGAGCAGGAAACCCTGACGCTGTTAATCAGCTGCTTTCGTCTATGAAAATAGACTCGCTCAATGTATTTGTAGAACAGCAGTTTAAGAATTTCGGACAGTATGAAATTCAGATTGCCAGATTTCTGCACGAGTATCCGGCTATCATGAACAGTCATTGGATAACGGATACAGGTATAACATATACGCTTATAGACTTTAACTTTTTCGGGATCGATCTTTCGGCAACCCCGGATCTTTGGGGCTTGA is from Monoglobus pectinilyticus and encodes:
- the yidD gene encoding membrane protein insertion efficiency factor YidD — encoded protein: MKKLFIKCIKGYQKYISPIKGRPTCRFYPTCSQYAIMAVEKYGLIKGLFMAVWRVLRCNPMNKGGIDYP
- a CDS encoding YidC/Oxa1 family membrane protein insertase — encoded protein: MSYIMLGLGWVLKLMYTITSNYGIAIILFTIIIKLILMPLTVKQQKSMLKTQKLQPLLMEIQKKYGNDKDKLNQETMKLYQKYKINPMSGCLPMLIQLPILLALYWVVKKPIIYIMGVGGSDVWRIVSAIEDWGAGNPDAVNQLLSSMKIDSLNVFVEQQFKNFGQYEIQIARFLHEYPAIMNSHWITDTGITYTLIDFNFFGIDLSATPDLWGLIGLITGKLPEGGITWNTIGLWLIPIIAGGSSYLTSKLTQAMQPPQPVQKDENGLEKPNPMKTMMIMMPLFSAWIAFTMPAAIGFYWILSSILQLVQQIAINKVANVDLTDDIVKEEMENAKKNRKKRKK